GGTGACTTAACAAGGCTGCAGGATATTTATGAGATGCTCCATGTTCCTCCAGGAGTTAGTTGACCTTGGAGGATCACCCCTCTTAATCCTGCTGTCCACAGCAGTATAGGCTTGCCAATGTCCTTATTGAGAAACCAGGAGGGCACTTGTATCAGTCTGGTATTTgttaaattattgttattttacatttatgaatGTTTGCTTGACTGTATGTCTGtgaacacatgcatgcctagtacccTGAGTGGCCAAAAGTGGACACCGAATCTATGGAACTGGAaccacagatggctgtgagtcatcaCATAGGCCCTCTGAACTGAATGTTGGTTTTCTGTAAGAAGAACAACTCACTGAACTGctcagccatatctccagccaaGTCTGGTATTATTCTCTCCTTCATAATATTTATATAGAGCTGGGGCAGAAGCTAACACTTTTTAATACACACTGACTGGATGGCTTTTTGTTCCTTTAAAACAGAACTTGAAATACCAAGGGTAGATCATTACTCTCAGAGAACTCCAATGACTTCAGTGTGTTGAGTTTTGAGCTTAGAAAGTCAATCACTGGTGCCATATGGACATCTCATCTTTCACATTCAGTTCATGCTGTACTTAGTCTTGGTAAGGATTTCCAACTTTCTAACTGATGCTGGGGAACAATATGCCATCTTAATCTTTATACACAAATACTTCTTTGCTAGAATATTTCCTTTCTTACATCTTTCCATCATTATCTTTTTTCTACatcctgtttccttttcatttcatatCTTTCCTTCACATGATGAAACATGATAAAATTAGCaagataataaaaaagaaagtttaccCTAAAACAGCATATATAgcataatgaaataaattaacaTTCCTAGAATGCATAATATAAAATTTCAAGGCTTCAGATGTTTCCTAGGAGACCTCAATGACAACGATGTCAGACAGCAATATTTTCTGCCTTGTATAGTCCAGGAAATGTTCTCACTAGGCATAGGGACTCATGGTAGATGCTGGAGAGAAGACATGAGTTGAGTGCAGAATGGCAGGCTGGACACAAATCACATGAGAATCACTAAGATTTCTTATGCTTCAtcaaaagaagatggagagagagagagagagagagagagagagagagagagagagatacagacagacagacagagaaaaagagaaagaagaagaagaagaaggaggaggaggaggaggaggaggaggaggaggagaaggagcaggagcaggaggagaaggagaaggagaaggagaaggagagagagagctataCATAATCCTATGTAGCCAACAAATGAATCGACACCACACACAGCATAATATCTTATCTTCAGGGTTTAGATTTGAGGGTGGAGATGCATTCTTCCTTGTCTGTTCATGGTTGCTGCTGCTGAGAGATTCCTATAGCATCATAGAGTATATTGGAGGTGAGAAAGATTCATCACatcattattttaattagttgcagtttattttgtttcaggTTTGACATTCTGGctaaattttttctcttttcttttttgaaatgaatttttattcattttacataccagttacagattttcctcttctctccttccagcccaCCAGCCTTCCCTCAACTACCCACTCTTCATTCACTCTTACAAAAaggtgaggcctcccatggggagtcagcagagctagGTCCTTTTGGTagaggcaggtcaaagcccctccctctgcctcaaggctctattacatcattttttttttagctgaggattgaatccagggccttgtgctctaccactgagctaaatccccaacccttttttaggtttttcgagagagggtttctctgtgtagctttgcacctttccttgaactcacttggtagaccaggctggccttgaactcacaaagatctgcctggctctgcctcccgagtgctggaattaaaggagtgccaTCATTCTTAAATATACAAAAAAGATATTGATCTAACTAGATAGTCTAACTAGAAAATGATTATTCTGTGGGTCACCCTCAATTCCCAAAAGACTCACCAataattcaaaacagtagcattAAGAATGATAAAATGTGCTGAAATCAGACCATAGCATACACTATCAGGAGGACGAGAGAATAATCAGGGGAAGATGAAGTCCTATAAGACTTCATAGGAAACTAGGCTCTTCATTTTGATTCTCAGTGATGAAGTATAAAAAGTCACGTCATAAACCCCAGAAATGAAGCTTCCACGTCTTTACTGATATTCATACCCACAGGAACATTTCCTTAggcaaaattaaagaacattTACCTGGATATGTTAGAAGCATATCAATGCACAATCCTCTCCCTATCCAACATGGCCTCATTTCAGATAAATACAtgggaaacaaaaacacaaaagactagGAGAACATATATTTATTGTTCAGGGACCTTGAATGTGTCCAGGATAAGTACAAATCTCtgttttcaactttaaaatttacatCGGTCCTTTGACAACAATATGTTATTAGCGTTGTTTACATGAGATAACATTTGTATAAACTCTCCACAAGACAAGCTGGATATGTTTGCACAGTACCACTGGTAAAGTAAAGATTATCCAGTACATGGAACCATTGAGGTACATGGGATCCTCTAATCCATTGGGACTAACAAGTGACTACATAAATTAAGAGGAAAGTTACATCAAAactggctcttccttccttccttccttccttccttccttccttccttccttcctttctctctttctttgttccactTTCTTTATGGTTGGAGGTGGTTAGAGATTTATGAGACTGCGGCTCTATATCAGAGGTTATCCAGTATCTCACTCCATAGCTCTGGAATATACCATTAATTATGTTACAATTCTCCTGGCTAAACTTGCCCTGGGAAGCCTGTAGTGAGTCACAGTGCCCCTTTGGTAAAGATGGatttttcaaaacattatttACTATAGAGTGTCTATGTCTGTTGATAAAGCTGTTTTCTATGTTTGGCCATTTGAATGTGGTTTTCAGCAGTTGAAGAGCACAGAACAAGGATCCTTAGGATCCCTAAAGATcaacaggaagggagaaatagTAGGGAAACCTGCAGTCAATGCTCCACCTACATGCCTCAACAAGAGACCCCAGTCTGTTAAAACAGTGTGGAAGATGAGACAAATGAAATTTAGGAGGTACAGGGCAACAAAGGTGACCACCACCATCAGGACAGTTTGGGCTGCTCTGGTCTCAGCATGGCCTCTGTGGTTCTGACTGGGAGTGAGGATGTGCTGTGTTCGCTGGTGATGTCTATGGAGGAGAAGCACCATGGAGACACTGGTCCAGGCCATGATGCTGATGAATGTGGCATTGTGGGCAAAATGCAAGAAGATGAAACCTACACTGAATCCAGATGTGGAACAGAGAAACTTGCTGTTATTGTTGGTGTCATTGCCTGTGCTCTGTGGACCACTGACTTTCATTGGAATGTAGAAATTATTTAAGAAACTGAACAACCAACAAGTGTAACAAGAATAACTCAGGACATCAGGGGTTCTTCCTCGGAGCATCAGCCTACCCCAGTGACCAGGAACAAGAGTGACAAACTGATGGATGCTCAGGGCACTGGTGGAGCACATGTTTGTGCTTCGAGCCACCATGCGAATGAAGAACTCAATTTTGCATTGCATGCTAGTTGCAGGTTTCCTTGGGACAAAAACCATCATGTTGGTTGGAAATGCAGTGACAAGGAGAAGGAAGGCATTGGTCACAGCCAGGTTGGTGACAATAACCTGTGTGGGCCTCAGTCGAGAGCCCCTGAAGATGGGAGAGAAATTGTGGACAAACAGAAGAGTGTTGGCCAGAGTCCCAATCCCAACCTGGAAAAGCAGGAACATCTGAAGAGCCAATTCCTCGGTGGTTTTTAGAGCTTTACTCTGAGGGGACATGGACATGACTTCTGTGCAGACTGGAGTGATGACCAGGAGGAACAGTGCTGTCTTCAATACACTTCTCTATCATCTGTGCATAATGGATAATTTGCTTCTTTACTTCTTCTATGAAGGGAGACACGATTGTATCACTGTACAGGAGCTTGTCCTGGAGAACACTGCATAGACAACTGAGACCATTACTTTGAACTTCATGTCCTTTCCCTCACCTCATGATGGAAATGTATAAGTAATACAGCTGTACCTTTCTTAGTCAACATGACACTGATGATAATACAGAAGGGCATATGAACAATGAACATAGGAACACAGTTTTGCATCCTTTTAATGCAGCACCTCCCCTCTTAACATAATGCTTTCTTCTTCCCGAGGAAATGTCTGTTTCACAACTTAGCACTTATCTGAAAATGACATTGAATGTGACATCTATGTATAGGGTGGCTGATTTTTAGCTGATGGATCGAGACTGACTGCCCCTCTGAAAAACAATGTATGAAGTAAGTTGCAGACTAAACAACAGCTTTCAAAGACATGAGTTTCAATGACATGAGTTTTAAAAGAATCAGTCTGTTCAAATGGTTTAATTGTGATAGTGTATCAACATATTTTGAATGTGACTAAGGGAACCTGGTATTGACTCACCAGCATCTCcagcttctttcttcctcataAAAATAGTTAAGATacagaaaatttttaataaatgaaatgctTTGTTCACTGGGGACCAAATGTGTTAAGAATTACAAattggaggttggagagatggctcttcacAAGACTCATGTTCAAATTCAGCACCCACTTGGTTGTTCATTTTGATCTGTAATATCAGTTCCCCAAATGGAATGCCCTCTTATGGCTTTTGTGGCTCAGCACAGATGTGGTGCCAGACATACAGGCAGCTAAACACTAGATGCATAAAGTAAAATTACCATATCTTTAAAAGGACAAGAATAGAAATTTATAACTTATAAAATCATGTAAGTA
This genomic interval from Onychomys torridus unplaced genomic scaffold, mOncTor1.1, whole genome shotgun sequence contains the following:
- the LOC118575171 gene encoding vomeronasal type-1 receptor 4-like; this encodes MSMSPQSKALKTTEELALQMFLLFQVGIGTLANTLLFVHNFSPIFRGSRLRPTQVIVTNLAVTNAFLLLVTAFPTNMMVFVPRKPATSMQCKIEFFIRMVARSTNMCSTSALSIHQFVTLVPGHWGRLMLRGRTPDVLSYSCYTCWLFSFLNNFYIPMKVSGPQSTGNDTNNNSKFLCSTSGFSVGFIFLHFAHNATFISIMAWTSVSMVLLLHRHHQRTQHILTPSQNHRGHAETRAAQTVLMVVVTFVALYLLNFICLIFHTVLTDWGLLLRHVGGALTAGFPTISPFLLIFRDPKDPCSVLFNC